From the Acetobacter aceti genome, one window contains:
- the choX gene encoding choline ABC transporter substrate-binding protein, with translation MKKKLLATMVFLGMGLRVLPAHAAETEACQTVRIGDVGWSDATVTNGITMNLLTGLGYKTRETMVTLAVAYLSLENHQLDIFMSDWEPSGASYVDPYLKRGKVERITKNLTGAHYTLAVPDYVAAQGLKDFKDIAGWAAKLNSTIYGIESGNDGNKIILDMIKANDFGLGKFHLNESSEQGMLSQVSRAIPAQKPIVFLAWEPHPMNMNFHLTYLTGGEKQFGSSAEVNTVVSRGYVEKCPNVGHLLKQLTFTISAENEMMKTISESRTKPAQVTKDWMKAHPEAVEKWLDGVTTVDGKPGLAAVKTYLDQ, from the coding sequence ATGAAGAAGAAACTTCTTGCAACCATGGTTTTTCTTGGCATGGGACTGCGCGTTCTGCCAGCTCATGCTGCTGAGACTGAAGCCTGTCAGACAGTTCGTATCGGCGATGTGGGCTGGTCGGACGCCACCGTTACTAACGGTATTACAATGAACCTTCTCACCGGGCTGGGTTATAAAACCCGTGAAACGATGGTGACGCTGGCCGTCGCCTATCTTTCGCTTGAAAATCATCAGCTGGACATCTTTATGAGCGACTGGGAGCCTTCCGGCGCTTCCTATGTCGATCCGTATCTGAAGAGAGGCAAGGTTGAGCGGATCACAAAAAATCTTACCGGAGCGCATTATACTCTTGCCGTTCCGGATTATGTCGCAGCGCAGGGGCTGAAGGATTTCAAGGATATCGCTGGCTGGGCTGCAAAGCTCAACAGTACAATTTACGGCATCGAATCAGGCAATGACGGAAACAAGATCATTCTTGACATGATCAAGGCCAATGATTTTGGGCTTGGCAAGTTCCATCTCAACGAAAGTAGTGAACAGGGTATGCTGTCGCAGGTCTCACGCGCCATTCCTGCCCAGAAACCGATTGTATTCCTTGCATGGGAACCGCATCCCATGAACATGAACTTTCATCTCACCTATCTGACAGGTGGAGAAAAGCAGTTTGGTTCGTCAGCAGAAGTCAACACGGTTGTTAGCCGTGGGTATGTGGAAAAATGCCCGAATGTTGGCCATCTGTTGAAGCAACTGACTTTCACCATCTCCGCTGAAAACGAGATGATGAAAACCATTTCTGAAAGTCGCACCAAGCCAGCGCAGGTGACCAAAGACTGGATGAAAGCTCATCCGGAAGCCGTAGAAAAATGGCTTGACGGCGTGACAACGGTTGACGGCAAACCGGGCCTGGCGGCGGTTAAAACCTATCTTGATCAATAA
- a CDS encoding Fur family transcriptional regulator, whose amino-acid sequence MTALRRQILGLMLEANVPLGAYDLLQRLQALQGNAAPPTVYRTLEFLMEFGLIHKIERLSAFMPCTHTLGRAPCHEHDADCVHASQFLICRNCSSVTELEDPTILASIAAASKKSGFRLQHTTVEVEGLCAKCVAPA is encoded by the coding sequence TTGACAGCCTTGCGTCGCCAGATTCTTGGATTGATGCTTGAAGCCAATGTGCCACTGGGCGCGTATGACCTCCTGCAGCGCCTGCAGGCGTTGCAGGGGAACGCCGCCCCTCCAACAGTTTACCGGACGCTGGAATTCCTGATGGAGTTCGGGCTGATCCACAAGATCGAACGCCTGTCAGCCTTCATGCCCTGCACGCACACATTGGGTCGCGCACCCTGCCACGAGCACGATGCTGATTGCGTTCATGCCAGCCAGTTCCTGATCTGCCGCAACTGCTCCAGCGTCACGGAACTTGAAGATCCCACTATTCTGGCATCAATTGCCGCCGCATCCAAAAAATCAGGTTTCCGGCTTCAGCATACAACTGTCGAGGTTGAGGGGCTGTGTGCGAAATGTGTGGCTCCCGCGTAG
- a CDS encoding TIGR03915 family putative DNA repair protein, whose product MKEHLVSLPEAAPFALWRLYARPLLEAGISPDHVVWRSSSEQDDLFSQPDPKPVTSTSFSQKISKDCLHFLETLLCHANPEKFSLAYRILWRSRRDPALLKTGTDSDVVMASRMTHQISREVHKMKAFVRFREKTPVGSNSRHFAAWFEPEHHILEKAAPFFARRFTDMNWMILTPKGSIGWDGETCVVTRETCARTIFEDEAEALWKTYYRSIFNPARVKVKAMRSEMSPKYWKNLPETELIPEMLAQAARQRW is encoded by the coding sequence GTGAAAGAGCATCTCGTATCTTTACCCGAAGCCGCTCCTTTTGCTCTCTGGCGCCTCTATGCCCGACCGCTTCTGGAAGCCGGGATTTCACCCGATCATGTCGTCTGGCGAAGCTCATCCGAACAGGACGATCTGTTTTCCCAACCAGATCCGAAGCCTGTAACCAGCACTTCCTTCTCTCAGAAAATCAGCAAGGACTGTCTACATTTTCTTGAAACTCTTTTATGCCACGCCAATCCTGAAAAGTTCTCGCTCGCCTATCGCATCCTCTGGCGCAGCAGGAGAGATCCAGCCCTTCTGAAAACAGGAACTGATTCCGACGTCGTCATGGCCAGCAGGATGACTCACCAGATCAGCCGGGAAGTGCACAAGATGAAAGCGTTTGTACGGTTCAGGGAAAAAACTCCGGTAGGCAGCAATTCCCGCCATTTCGCCGCCTGGTTTGAACCCGAACACCACATTCTCGAAAAAGCAGCTCCGTTTTTTGCTCGACGTTTTACCGATATGAACTGGATGATTCTCACGCCGAAAGGCTCTATCGGGTGGGATGGAGAAACCTGCGTCGTCACCAGAGAAACCTGTGCACGGACCATCTTTGAGGATGAGGCGGAAGCATTATGGAAAACCTATTACCGCTCCATCTTCAACCCTGCGCGGGTCAAGGTGAAGGCAATGCGGTCCGAGATGTCGCCCAAATACTGGAAAAATCTTCCTGAAACCGAACTGATTCCCGAGATGCTGGCTCAGGCCGCCCGCCAGAGATGGTAA
- a CDS encoding putative DNA modification/repair radical SAM protein encodes MKRTFSERLALLSDAAKYDASCASSGSDRRGSTKEAGLGSTERSGICHSWTPDGRCVSLLKILMTNFCIYDCAYCINRVSSGVERARFSVEEIVWLTMEFYRRNYIEGLFLSSGIIRSSDYTMEELVRVAKVLRLDRGFRGYIHLKAIPDASPDLLAEAGLYADRLSINVEMPTETGLTQYAPEKNAVGIRSAMGHIRKKMEATKENTLAGRRPPRFAPGGQSTQMIVGADAATDQDILSSSSALYSDYRLKRVYYSAFSPIPHASQALPIQKPPLLREHRLYQADWLFRFYGFQFQEITESRPDGMLDLEVDPKLSWALDNRATFPVDINQAPHELLLRVPGLGPRSVKILLATRRHKTIRLDDLERLRVSLRKIRPFITTPDWRPVKLIDRLNLKSLFAPPPQQLSLL; translated from the coding sequence ATGAAACGCACTTTCTCGGAACGACTCGCCCTTCTGTCGGACGCCGCAAAATACGATGCATCCTGTGCATCGAGCGGCTCGGATCGGCGTGGGTCAACTAAAGAAGCAGGGCTGGGATCGACGGAGCGCAGCGGCATCTGTCATTCATGGACGCCGGATGGCCGCTGTGTTTCGCTGCTCAAGATCCTGATGACGAATTTCTGCATCTACGACTGCGCCTACTGCATCAACCGGGTTTCTTCCGGTGTGGAGCGCGCCCGCTTCTCGGTCGAAGAAATCGTCTGGCTGACAATGGAGTTTTATCGACGGAACTATATCGAAGGACTCTTTCTGTCTTCCGGCATCATCCGCTCTTCCGATTACACCATGGAAGAGCTCGTGCGCGTCGCCAAAGTTCTTCGTCTTGACAGGGGATTTCGGGGTTACATTCACCTGAAAGCCATCCCGGATGCATCACCCGATCTGCTGGCGGAAGCCGGTCTGTATGCCGATCGGCTCTCCATCAATGTGGAAATGCCCACCGAAACCGGGCTGACCCAATATGCGCCGGAGAAGAATGCTGTCGGCATTCGTTCCGCCATGGGACATATCCGCAAAAAAATGGAAGCGACGAAGGAAAACACTCTTGCCGGACGACGCCCTCCCCGATTTGCGCCCGGCGGCCAGAGCACACAGATGATTGTCGGCGCAGACGCCGCAACAGATCAGGATATTCTTTCAAGCAGTTCCGCGCTCTATTCCGATTACCGGCTGAAGCGCGTTTATTATTCCGCTTTCAGTCCTATTCCTCACGCCTCGCAGGCTCTTCCGATCCAGAAACCGCCACTTCTTCGTGAGCATCGTCTTTATCAGGCTGACTGGCTCTTTCGTTTTTACGGTTTTCAGTTTCAGGAAATCACTGAGAGCCGCCCCGACGGCATGCTGGATCTGGAAGTTGACCCGAAACTCAGTTGGGCTCTGGACAACCGCGCCACCTTCCCGGTCGATATCAATCAGGCTCCACATGAACTGCTGTTGCGTGTGCCGGGTCTGGGGCCTCGTTCCGTGAAGATTCTTCTTGCGACCCGCCGCCACAAAACCATCCGTCTGGATGATCTGGAGCGGCTACGTGTCAGTCTGAGAAAAATACGCCCCTTCATCACCACCCCTGACTGGCGACCTGTCAAACTGATTGACCGACTGAATCTCAAATCTCTCTTTGCTCCACCACCCCAACAATTGTCACTGTTGTGA